The Vibrio sp. SNU_ST1 genome has a segment encoding these proteins:
- the trpR gene encoding trp operon repressor yields MASQPEYDNWQQLMDLVKTAAEKDQHELLLTMMMSSDERDALVSRINIICELMKGEMSQRQVSQMLGVGVATITRGSNELKAKSESEKAIIAELLLK; encoded by the coding sequence ATGGCATCACAACCTGAATACGATAATTGGCAACAACTGATGGATTTGGTCAAAACAGCAGCTGAGAAAGATCAGCATGAGCTATTGTTGACTATGATGATGTCATCAGATGAACGAGATGCCTTGGTTTCTCGAATTAACATTATTTGTGAACTGATGAAAGGCGAGATGTCTCAACGACAAGTAAGCCAAATGCTCGGCGTGGGTGTCGCGACGATTACCAGAGGCTCTAATGAATTGAAGGCTAAATCTGAATCAGAGAAGGCCATTATTGCAGAACTATTGCTTAAATAA
- the yjjX gene encoding inosine/xanthosine triphosphatase, translating to MKSVIIASLNPAKINAVKSAFLSAFPDTKFDFKGISVPSGVADQPMSNEETYQGAVNRVHNAIQAQSDSDFYVGLEAGIEGTVTFAWMVIEANGQRGESRSASLMLPPAVLEKLEHANELGDVMDDVFGTDNIKQKGGAIGLLTHNQLSRSSVYHQALILALIPFVNPEHFPI from the coding sequence ATGAAATCTGTAATCATTGCATCGCTGAACCCAGCTAAAATTAACGCCGTGAAAAGTGCATTCTTATCGGCTTTTCCTGATACTAAGTTTGATTTCAAAGGCATCAGCGTCCCTAGTGGCGTTGCCGATCAACCCATGAGTAATGAAGAAACCTATCAAGGTGCGGTAAACCGAGTGCACAACGCCATTCAAGCACAGTCAGATTCGGATTTCTATGTCGGTCTAGAAGCTGGAATAGAAGGCACTGTGACCTTTGCATGGATGGTGATTGAAGCAAACGGTCAGCGCGGAGAATCACGTTCAGCAAGTCTGATGCTGCCACCTGCAGTGCTTGAAAAGTTAGAACATGCGAACGAGCTAGGGGATGTTATGGATGATGTGTTTGGCACCGATAATATCAAACAAAAAGGCGGTGCGATTGGCCTACTGACACATAACCAACTGTCGCGCAGTTCGGTCTATCATCAGGCTTTAATTTTAGCACTGATCCCATTTGTGAATCCTGAGCACTTTCCTATCTAG
- a CDS encoding bifunctional diguanylate cyclase/phosphodiesterase, with protein sequence MKLSTKILLVIAPVILVSTAASSYIIYSTQKSSFIKREDNALQLSMEKLAGYFQQSRSFLNSYSYTLTKSDMVKRYFMVDESTDHQRELVGNLNETIKLLQDGNDSFTRVALLDGDRALKYYADNTNDPLATMDPKILEFIDHQYQKTLATSSTDYIQNSQGEGVLVHYEVIDKKSVSIPVNSQPNNVFFVVVSVSLDKFNSLRKQIEFDYQTSLFFTPVFVTREHELTQSIKLAPELYATLDPAPFLLDNKLKSIWNELSLSFALSAFVSVALLLILLSRCVITPITRLDRQLQEVEKKQRKNIERLGTNDELDRLSQRFYDMYQELDDTYQQTKLLAENDQLTQIANRHQFQTFVQQSLSKPSSNTETWILYFDLDNFKFVNDKYGHQIGDSILICFAKRISDICNHYQTELNAHCLPARLSGDEFVVYINAPNHQENVAHRFSSDLLDPLQKGFITESGNFPITVSIGIATYPNDGETIEKLLSNADTAMYQAKRAGKNQFADYSLDLDKTIQRQASIERALRENNFDEEFKLVYMPYMDATGSYVIGVEVLLRWHSKHLGLVPPDEFIPIAEQTGLFELIDRWVIQNAFASFHRLQEQFDHSIQLSINLSSAGIKTTHLADFIKEHAKINQIPPNLIDFEITETFYSNSQGFPLLNQLSYMGYRLAIDDFGSGYTSITQLVQYPTQKIKLDKTFLDTLIETDNQNIVKPIIGLCHAQGKKVTAEGIETQCMHQWLQDAQCDMLQGYYFGKPMPLEELTEWYRQHQINFVEHKKNLPYEICNHCIAEPS encoded by the coding sequence ATGAAGCTAAGTACTAAAATATTACTTGTGATTGCCCCCGTAATACTGGTCAGTACAGCGGCTTCTAGCTATATCATCTACTCCACGCAAAAAAGCAGCTTTATCAAACGTGAAGACAATGCGCTGCAATTAAGCATGGAAAAATTAGCAGGTTATTTTCAACAGTCTCGTTCTTTCCTCAACAGTTATTCTTATACACTCACCAAGAGTGACATGGTTAAGCGTTATTTTATGGTTGATGAAAGTACCGACCACCAGCGTGAACTAGTTGGTAACCTGAACGAAACGATTAAGCTACTGCAAGATGGTAACGACAGCTTTACAAGAGTAGCGTTGCTCGACGGCGATCGAGCCCTTAAATATTACGCAGATAATACCAACGACCCTTTAGCAACAATGGATCCTAAGATATTGGAGTTCATTGATCATCAATATCAAAAAACGTTAGCAACTTCGAGTACCGACTATATACAGAACTCCCAAGGTGAAGGCGTATTAGTTCATTATGAAGTTATTGATAAGAAATCAGTTTCGATACCAGTAAATTCTCAGCCCAACAATGTCTTTTTTGTGGTTGTTTCTGTCTCTCTTGATAAGTTTAATTCACTACGAAAACAGATAGAGTTCGACTATCAAACTAGCCTGTTCTTTACCCCTGTATTTGTGACACGAGAGCATGAGTTAACACAATCAATAAAGCTAGCACCTGAGCTCTATGCCACGCTCGATCCCGCACCATTCTTGCTAGACAACAAACTCAAATCTATCTGGAATGAACTGAGCCTATCCTTTGCTCTATCTGCATTTGTCAGTGTTGCCTTATTGCTTATCCTGCTATCTCGCTGTGTGATAACTCCCATCACTCGTTTAGACAGACAGCTTCAAGAGGTTGAGAAAAAACAGAGAAAAAATATTGAGCGCCTAGGAACAAATGATGAGCTCGATCGCTTATCCCAACGCTTTTATGATATGTACCAGGAGTTGGATGACACCTATCAACAGACTAAGTTGTTGGCAGAAAATGATCAGCTAACCCAAATAGCCAATAGGCACCAATTTCAAACGTTCGTCCAGCAATCGTTGTCAAAACCTAGCTCAAATACCGAAACCTGGATTCTCTACTTTGACTTAGATAACTTCAAATTTGTAAACGACAAATACGGACATCAAATAGGCGACTCGATTCTCATCTGCTTTGCTAAACGTATTTCTGATATTTGTAACCACTATCAAACAGAATTAAACGCCCACTGTCTGCCAGCTCGACTTTCTGGAGACGAGTTCGTTGTATACATTAATGCTCCAAATCACCAAGAAAATGTCGCGCATCGATTTTCGAGTGATTTACTAGACCCACTACAAAAAGGCTTTATCACCGAATCAGGCAATTTCCCAATTACGGTCAGTATTGGTATTGCGACCTACCCTAATGATGGCGAGACAATCGAGAAGCTACTGTCGAACGCAGATACCGCCATGTATCAAGCTAAACGGGCGGGTAAAAACCAGTTTGCAGATTACTCGTTAGACTTAGATAAAACCATTCAGCGTCAAGCCAGTATTGAGAGAGCCCTCCGAGAAAACAACTTTGATGAAGAGTTTAAGCTCGTTTACATGCCTTACATGGATGCAACCGGAAGCTATGTTATTGGTGTTGAGGTACTATTACGTTGGCACTCAAAACACCTTGGTCTGGTGCCACCCGATGAGTTCATTCCTATTGCCGAACAAACCGGGTTATTTGAATTAATCGATCGCTGGGTGATACAGAATGCATTTGCTTCATTCCATCGACTTCAAGAGCAATTCGATCACTCCATTCAGCTATCGATTAACTTATCTTCAGCCGGGATTAAAACCACTCATCTTGCTGATTTCATCAAAGAGCATGCGAAAATCAATCAGATTCCGCCCAATTTGATCGATTTTGAAATCACAGAAACCTTTTATTCGAACTCTCAGGGTTTCCCATTACTTAACCAGTTATCATACATGGGCTATAGATTAGCAATCGACGACTTTGGTTCTGGTTACACCTCGATCACTCAACTGGTTCAGTATCCAACTCAGAAGATTAAATTGGATAAAACCTTTTTGGACACCTTGATTGAGACAGATAACCAGAACATAGTGAAACCCATTATCGGGCTATGCCACGCCCAAGGGAAAAAGGTCACAGCTGAAGGGATTGAAACTCAATGCATGCATCAGTGGTTGCAAGATGCTCAATGCGATATGCTGCAAGGTTATTACTTTGGTAAACCGATGCCATTAGAAGAGCTAACTGAATGGTACCGACAGCATCAAATCAATTTTGTCGAACACAAAAAGAACCTGCCATATGAAATCTGTAATCATTGCATCGCTGAACCCAGCTAA
- the pheA gene encoding prephenate dehydratase codes for MTDRTISLDDIRLRLNDLDDELLKLLSERRKLSIEVAKSKVETSKPVRDAVREQQLLVKLINNGKDKYELDAQYITKLFHTIIEDSVLLQQSYLQNLANPQSRKPLARVAFLGSKGSYSHLASREYFSRKNMELIELNCNHFKEVASTVESGHADYGVLPIENTSSGSINEVYDLLQHTTLYIVGELSQPIEHCLVAKNDIRLEDIKTLYSHPQPHQQCSEFLSRLKDVSLESCASTADAMKKVKDLDGDDVAAIGNASSGKLYGLQPIQGNIANQTENHTRFIVVARKPVEVSTQIPAKTTLIMSTSQEAGSLVETLLILQRLGINMTKLESRPIMGNPWEEMFYVDLEAHLDSDNMQQAITELTAITRHLKVLGCYPSENIKATQVKLS; via the coding sequence ATGACTGACCGAACAATTTCACTAGATGATATCCGCCTTCGTCTCAATGATTTAGACGACGAACTCCTAAAATTACTTTCAGAGCGTCGTAAGTTAAGTATCGAAGTCGCTAAAAGCAAGGTAGAAACATCAAAACCCGTTCGTGATGCAGTACGAGAGCAACAACTACTAGTCAAACTGATCAACAACGGTAAAGACAAGTACGAATTGGATGCTCAGTACATTACTAAGCTGTTTCACACCATCATCGAAGATTCCGTTTTACTGCAGCAGTCATACTTACAAAACCTAGCGAATCCGCAAAGCCGTAAACCACTAGCTCGCGTTGCATTCTTAGGTTCTAAGGGATCGTATTCTCACCTTGCGAGCCGCGAATACTTCAGCCGCAAGAATATGGAATTGATTGAGCTGAACTGTAATCACTTCAAAGAAGTCGCATCGACTGTAGAATCGGGTCATGCCGACTATGGTGTACTGCCGATTGAAAATACCAGTTCAGGGTCAATTAACGAAGTCTACGATCTGCTACAACACACAACGCTTTACATCGTTGGTGAACTTTCTCAACCGATTGAACACTGCCTTGTCGCGAAAAATGATATTCGTTTAGAAGACATTAAAACGCTCTATTCGCATCCACAACCTCATCAACAATGCAGTGAGTTTTTAAGCCGCCTTAAAGATGTCAGCCTTGAATCTTGTGCAAGCACAGCTGATGCTATGAAAAAGGTGAAAGATCTAGACGGTGATGATGTGGCTGCGATTGGTAATGCATCGAGCGGCAAGCTTTATGGACTTCAACCAATCCAAGGCAACATTGCCAACCAAACTGAGAACCACACTCGCTTCATCGTTGTGGCACGTAAGCCCGTTGAAGTATCGACTCAAATCCCAGCTAAGACGACACTCATCATGTCGACTTCTCAAGAAGCCGGTTCTTTGGTTGAAACACTGCTGATTTTGCAACGCTTAGGTATTAACATGACCAAGCTGGAATCTCGTCCTATCATGGGTAACCCTTGGGAAGAGATGTTCTATGTGGATTTAGAAGCACACTTAGATTCAGATAATATGCAGCAAGCGATAACGGAACTAACAGCCATAACTCGTCACCTAAAAGTGTTAGGTTGCTACCCAAGTGAGAACATCAAAGCGACTCAGGTTAAGTTGTCATAG
- the hpf gene encoding ribosome hibernation-promoting factor, HPF/YfiA family — translation MKMNITGKNIDITSAIRDHIESKFKKLDKWQVDIIGCQASFSEEPNKKKKFEAVLTVPKGQLVASSIHDDLYVAINEVEQKLERQLNKLRHKPEARRAEKPEIEELEAEVE, via the coding sequence ATGAAAATGAACATCACTGGTAAAAATATCGACATTACCTCTGCAATCCGTGATCACATAGAAAGCAAATTTAAGAAGCTGGATAAATGGCAAGTAGACATCATTGGCTGCCAAGCGAGCTTTAGCGAAGAACCAAACAAGAAGAAAAAATTTGAAGCCGTTCTAACGGTGCCAAAAGGCCAACTTGTTGCTTCATCAATTCATGACGACCTCTACGTAGCTATCAACGAAGTAGAACAAAAGCTAGAGCGTCAACTCAACAAGCTACGCCATAAACCTGAAGCACGCCGCGCTGAAAAGCCTGAAATCGAAGAGCTAGAAGCTGAAGTAGAATAA